A genomic window from Chitinophaga pollutisoli includes:
- a CDS encoding LacI family DNA-binding transcriptional regulator, producing the protein MNKIDIRYLAKELNLAISTVSRALRDSHEISPETKEKVFALAKRLNYQPNPNASGLRGQKSKIIAVVIPDMVNDFFSLVISGIEKITQAQGYHFLLYFTHGDHALEVSFINTLANGRVDGVLLSITDENNNNEHLEELNRKGIPLVLFDRVSERLDNVKVTSDNYESAVTATRHLIDTGCKKIAYLKVHKSIPVGTIRESGYLEALEKYSKQPAPLILECTNDNDEAFAAIRNMLEKEKPDGIFASLEKLAVVCYRVCEQVQLKIPEDIKVISFSNLQTAALLNPSLTTITQPAFEIGETAARELLRIIRKKGGAKGDVVLKSRLIERRSTSK; encoded by the coding sequence ATGAATAAGATTGACATCAGATATCTGGCAAAGGAACTGAATCTCGCCATTTCTACAGTATCACGTGCATTAAGGGATAGCCATGAAATAAGCCCCGAGACGAAGGAGAAGGTGTTTGCCCTGGCCAAGCGGCTGAATTACCAGCCGAATCCGAATGCCAGCGGTTTGCGCGGACAGAAGTCGAAAATTATTGCAGTGGTGATCCCGGATATGGTGAATGATTTCTTTTCGCTTGTCATCAGCGGGATCGAGAAGATCACGCAGGCACAGGGGTATCATTTCCTCCTGTATTTCACCCATGGCGATCACGCCCTGGAAGTTTCTTTCATCAATACGCTGGCGAATGGCCGGGTGGATGGCGTGCTGCTTTCCATCACCGACGAAAACAACAATAACGAGCACCTCGAAGAGTTGAACCGCAAAGGCATCCCGCTGGTGCTGTTCGACCGGGTGAGCGAGCGGCTGGATAATGTGAAGGTGACGTCCGACAACTACGAAAGCGCCGTCACCGCCACGCGGCACCTTATCGATACGGGTTGCAAAAAGATCGCTTACCTGAAGGTGCATAAGAGCATTCCCGTAGGCACAATCCGGGAAAGCGGCTACCTGGAGGCGCTGGAGAAATATTCGAAGCAGCCGGCGCCGCTCATCCTGGAATGTACCAACGACAACGACGAAGCGTTCGCCGCCATCCGCAACATGCTGGAAAAGGAAAAGCCCGATGGCATATTTGCATCGCTGGAAAAGCTGGCGGTAGTGTGTTACCGGGTGTGCGAGCAGGTGCAACTGAAAATTCCGGAAGATATTAAGGTCATCAGTTTTTCTAATCTGCAGACGGCGGCGCTGCTGAATCCTTCGCTTACCACCATCACCCAGCCTGCATTCGAAATCGGGGAAACCGCGGCGCGGGAGTTGCTGCGTATTATCCGGAAAAAGGGCGGGGCGAAAGGAGATGTGGTGCTGAAATCGCGGCTGATTGAAAGAAGATCGACCTCAAAATAA
- a CDS encoding RagB/SusD family nutrient uptake outer membrane protein — MKTSIKKLTYFLLLLTLASCTKDGAGLLDKAESGDLNEERVFTNAKYTKEFLTDIYRRIPYSWDNNVYLDACTDDGESRPWWGWVNNVHVGAYNPTSMPDKFKRWADYYAAIRACNLFLSKIDNVPIDPEQYMNSVEVRDRLKYEAVLLRAYFYAELVRWYGSVPLITKVLTRDSPELLSGRASLAEMQKFISDECDRAAANLPARQTGSDYMRVTSGMAKAVKARVMLHLASPLFNSNTSGSESPWSWGGYDANRWLAAAEAAKAVIDHTDENGAPVYSLVVRTEPNNYFGTRVTYPGSMKAMGWFNVFITRVNTEYILGYARKGLTNELDKWQLPGAMQRSGDASYTLPTYNYAACFETKDGYPVYQTDEYGVPKLDGNGQFLVNAASGFDPQQPYANRDSRFYHSLWYNGSMFSGITFNPWRGEDGSFGQEFLNGYAHTGLFLRKFMDPKNISINNSGVQGQTNHSFPVYRFVEMLLNYAEAMNEYLPDGADRSEAIAALDKIRARADMPSVAVTFANNGWNPASQAQLRKFIRNERRIELAFEDHRFFDIRRWNIGEQTQKTVYEHDILKKADGSFVYKILVWERRVFQQKHNLLPIPQSEVNNNPNMQQNPGW, encoded by the coding sequence ATGAAAACGAGTATCAAAAAACTGACATACTTCCTCCTGCTCCTCACGCTCGCGTCGTGCACCAAAGACGGCGCGGGGCTGCTCGACAAAGCGGAATCCGGCGACCTGAATGAGGAAAGGGTGTTTACCAACGCCAAATACACCAAGGAATTCCTCACGGACATTTACCGCCGCATCCCCTACAGCTGGGATAACAACGTGTATCTCGACGCCTGCACCGACGACGGTGAATCGCGCCCCTGGTGGGGATGGGTGAACAACGTACACGTAGGCGCCTACAATCCCACCAGCATGCCCGACAAGTTCAAGCGCTGGGCCGATTATTACGCCGCCATCCGCGCCTGCAACCTTTTCCTCAGCAAGATCGACAATGTGCCAATAGACCCGGAGCAATATATGAACTCCGTTGAAGTGCGCGACCGCCTGAAGTACGAAGCCGTGCTGCTGCGCGCCTATTTTTATGCGGAGCTCGTTCGCTGGTACGGCAGCGTGCCGCTGATCACGAAAGTGCTGACACGCGATTCCCCCGAATTGCTTTCCGGCCGCGCGAGCCTCGCCGAGATGCAAAAGTTCATCAGCGACGAATGCGACCGTGCGGCAGCCAACCTGCCGGCGCGGCAAACCGGCAGCGACTACATGCGCGTGACCAGCGGCATGGCCAAAGCTGTGAAAGCCCGGGTGATGCTGCACCTCGCCAGCCCGCTCTTCAACAGCAACACCTCCGGCAGCGAAAGCCCCTGGTCGTGGGGCGGCTACGATGCCAACCGCTGGCTCGCGGCGGCTGAGGCGGCAAAAGCCGTGATCGATCATACCGACGAAAACGGCGCGCCGGTGTATAGCCTGGTGGTGAGAACGGAGCCCAATAACTATTTCGGCACCCGGGTCACCTATCCCGGTTCCATGAAAGCGATGGGCTGGTTCAACGTATTCATCACGCGGGTGAATACGGAATATATCCTCGGTTACGCCCGGAAAGGCCTCACCAACGAGCTCGATAAATGGCAACTGCCCGGCGCCATGCAGCGCTCGGGCGACGCTTCCTACACCCTTCCCACCTACAACTACGCCGCGTGCTTCGAGACCAAAGACGGCTACCCGGTATATCAGACCGACGAGTACGGCGTGCCGAAACTGGACGGAAACGGGCAGTTCCTGGTGAACGCAGCTTCGGGATTTGATCCGCAGCAGCCATACGCAAACCGCGACTCCCGGTTCTACCATTCACTTTGGTACAACGGTTCCATGTTCAGCGGGATCACGTTTAACCCATGGCGGGGCGAAGACGGATCCTTCGGGCAGGAGTTCCTCAACGGCTACGCCCACACCGGCCTGTTCCTGCGCAAGTTCATGGATCCGAAAAACATTTCCATCAACAACAGCGGCGTGCAAGGGCAAACCAACCACAGCTTCCCCGTGTACCGCTTCGTGGAAATGCTCCTGAACTACGCCGAAGCCATGAACGAATACCTCCCCGACGGCGCCGACCGCAGCGAGGCCATCGCCGCGCTGGACAAAATCCGCGCGCGGGCAGACATGCCTTCCGTGGCCGTCACTTTCGCCAACAACGGCTGGAATCCGGCCAGCCAGGCGCAGCTGCGCAAGTTCATCCGCAACGAACGCAGGATAGAACTGGCGTTCGAAGATCACCGCTTCTTCGACATCCGACGCTGGAACATCGGCGAACAGACGCAGAAAACCGTGTACGAGCACGATATCCTCAAAAAAGCCGACGGTTCTTTCGTGTATAAAATCCTCGTCTGGGAAAGAAGGGTGTTCCAGCAGAAACATAACCTGCTGCCCATTCCCCAATCCGAGGTGAACAATAACCCGAACATGCAACAAAATCCAGGCTGGTAA
- a CDS encoding RagB/SusD family nutrient uptake outer membrane protein codes for MKKRNLTILSIPICLAAASCMKPLNVVPVEFKSAQFVFSDSGRAELFINNAYTDLPADVSNSFNWLDGNAMLASATDEAMHVSTNKTVPSAAQRMSAGNWNPSNMKYWRAGDGAGEIGAWMKYGGYHGNRKANTAIKNLHLLPSTVTDRFRNRMMGEALFLRALHHWFLFQRWGGIPIVDRSFEASEDVLIPRNSVKSVVDFIVRDCDAAFALLPEEPYYEPNEVGRADRGSCLALKAKILLYAASPLYNRAGADSLTAYTTPVADRWAIAAQAAQDVVNLNWYTLYKPGANGQTNYSSFFNAWGAGTTNRELIFARLRTPNRDTENDNFPAGFTNARGGTCPSQDLVDAYEMADGTLFSWNNATHAAAPYANRDPRFYASIIYNGARYNRFAGQNNYTFQIFTGGVNASGNAKTETGYYLNKFMDYANVNPAQGNGNTYHNWVYFRYAEVLLNLAEAGNEAGGPSYVAASGGLTPVQALNLVRERAGMPTVETAMANRGVALNQTTLRDFIRNERRIELAFEDHRYFDVRRWMTIETLPKFIRGVEITRNGDGSFTYDPTVQVEQKLFDKKHYFFPIPQIEMNRNPQMRQNPDWQ; via the coding sequence ATGAAAAAACGTAACCTGACGATACTTTCCATACCCATCTGCCTGGCGGCGGCATCCTGCATGAAACCGCTGAACGTGGTGCCGGTGGAGTTCAAATCCGCCCAGTTCGTGTTCAGCGACTCCGGCCGGGCCGAGCTCTTCATCAACAACGCCTACACCGACCTCCCGGCAGACGTGTCCAATTCCTTCAACTGGCTCGACGGCAACGCCATGCTGGCTTCCGCGACCGACGAAGCGATGCACGTTTCCACCAACAAAACCGTTCCTTCCGCTGCGCAGCGCATGAGCGCCGGCAACTGGAACCCTTCCAACATGAAATACTGGCGCGCGGGCGACGGCGCGGGTGAGATCGGCGCCTGGATGAAGTACGGCGGCTATCATGGCAACCGCAAAGCCAACACCGCCATCAAAAACCTCCATCTTTTGCCCTCCACCGTTACCGACCGTTTCCGTAACCGCATGATGGGCGAGGCGCTCTTCCTTCGCGCCCTCCACCACTGGTTCCTCTTCCAGCGCTGGGGCGGCATCCCGATCGTGGACCGATCGTTCGAAGCTTCCGAAGATGTGCTCATTCCCCGCAACTCGGTGAAGTCGGTCGTGGATTTCATCGTTCGCGACTGCGACGCGGCGTTTGCCCTGCTGCCCGAAGAGCCCTATTATGAGCCGAATGAAGTGGGCCGTGCAGACAGGGGCAGCTGCCTGGCCCTCAAAGCGAAAATATTGCTGTACGCCGCCAGCCCGCTTTACAACCGCGCCGGCGCGGATTCCCTCACGGCCTACACCACGCCCGTGGCCGACCGCTGGGCGATTGCCGCCCAGGCCGCGCAGGACGTCGTGAACCTGAACTGGTATACGCTCTACAAACCCGGCGCCAACGGGCAAACGAACTATTCCAGCTTCTTCAACGCCTGGGGCGCCGGCACCACCAACCGCGAGCTTATCTTCGCCCGGCTGCGCACGCCCAACCGCGATACGGAAAACGACAACTTCCCGGCTGGGTTTACCAACGCGAGAGGCGGCACCTGTCCTTCCCAGGACCTCGTGGACGCCTATGAGATGGCGGACGGCACGCTTTTCAGCTGGAACAACGCCACGCACGCCGCTGCACCCTACGCCAACCGCGATCCCCGGTTCTACGCCAGCATCATTTATAACGGCGCGCGTTACAACCGCTTCGCCGGTCAGAACAATTACACGTTCCAGATCTTCACCGGCGGTGTGAATGCCAGCGGAAACGCCAAAACCGAAACGGGATATTACCTCAACAAATTCATGGATTACGCCAACGTAAACCCCGCACAGGGCAACGGCAATACTTATCACAACTGGGTGTATTTCCGGTATGCGGAAGTGCTGCTCAACCTCGCCGAAGCCGGAAACGAAGCTGGCGGGCCCTCTTATGTGGCTGCGTCCGGCGGACTGACGCCCGTTCAGGCGCTGAACCTCGTACGCGAGCGCGCGGGCATGCCCACCGTCGAAACGGCGATGGCCAACCGCGGCGTTGCACTGAACCAAACTACCCTGCGCGATTTCATCCGCAACGAACGCAGGATAGAACTGGCTTTTGAGGATCACCGGTACTTCGATGTAAGGCGGTGGATGACGATCGAAACCCTGCCGAAATTCATCCGCGGCGTGGAAATCACCCGCAACGGCGATGGCTCATTTACGTATGACCCGACCGTGCAGGTGGAACAGAAGCTGTTCGACAAGAAACATTACTTCTTCCCGATCCCGCAAATCGAAATGAACCGTAATCCGCAAATGCGCCAAAACCCGGATTGGCAATAA
- a CDS encoding TonB-dependent receptor: MKKILTFLILLCFSIPAAMAQSKTITGKVVDAAGELLIGAGITEKGTSNRTVTDPKGEFKITLTGNAPVLQITYVGYVTQEVTVGAKSIVHITLESDATKLGDYVVVGYGTQKKASVVGAISQVKAEELQRASTPNLSNAIAGRVSGVVTVMGSGKPGADDAQIYIRGMATTNTTAPLVLVDGVEREWQQIDPTDIETFSVLKDASATAVYGVRGANGVILITTKRGAPGRPVLSISTQAAVQQPIRKPDYLGSYDFALLTNEALKNEGKPAEYTASDLEHYRLKNSPYTHPDNDYYEDFMRKASWQQLSNVSVRGGNEVLSYFISANHLHQEGLYKEFSNSRYPTNTVYDRMTFRSNLDFTVNPTLKLGLDLTGRFEERKQPNFEEDLFDKLRRLPPNFQSYINPDGSIGGRSDESRLSPYALLSQFGNRHRNKNVLEGAFTIKQDLNKITKGLSFRTLVGFVSSIESRRDIVEKPLLYEYTRFGQYLLNKNATEISISTDRKPGFRRQHFEGSLNYNRTFGDHAVTAMVLYQQIQQFEEARIPTGYLGWVGRATYGYRNKYLFEVNAGYNGSMQFDPSRRYGFFPAVSLGWVASEEAFWGRDNFVNYLKIRGSYGEIGNDRIGKFNYLYEQRYNYAPAEDGWRIYWGEQPGSERGIIEGQPGNAFVTWERAKKSNIGFDARMWDNRITLTADVFAENRRDILAIPYSVPLVFGMNNPQNDTRKDGQGLPPENLGRVRNKGFDMELGFNDKKGDFTYFFKGNFTFARNVIQRIDEEGKRYDWQKREGRQIGQHFGLTDIGLYSMDDFELDANGQLQLEGGFPVLKSKMPIPSYGVVYPGDIKYADRNGDGLIDSYDEGAIGKGVVPEFIYGLTVGGSYKGFDVSALFQGAGGADMYFREDAVWEFSQLGKVMRHHLGRYNPDDPSSWDKATYPRLHPTENTNNHRKSTYWLYTRNYVRLKTVEIGYNLRKPLLSRMRMSSARFFVNGNNLITWDKMMNWDPESDSEIGKAYPQLRTWNVGVRVTL; this comes from the coding sequence ATGAAAAAAATACTAACGTTCCTCATACTGCTCTGTTTTTCCATCCCGGCAGCGATGGCTCAGAGCAAAACCATCACCGGGAAGGTGGTGGACGCCGCCGGCGAGCTCCTGATCGGCGCCGGCATCACGGAGAAAGGCACCTCCAACCGGACGGTCACCGATCCCAAAGGCGAGTTCAAAATCACGCTGACCGGCAACGCCCCCGTGCTGCAAATCACATACGTGGGCTATGTGACCCAGGAAGTGACGGTTGGCGCTAAATCCATCGTACACATCACCCTCGAATCCGACGCCACCAAGCTCGGCGATTATGTGGTGGTCGGTTATGGTACACAGAAGAAAGCCAGCGTGGTAGGCGCCATTTCCCAGGTGAAAGCCGAAGAACTGCAGCGCGCATCCACCCCCAATCTTTCCAACGCCATCGCCGGGCGTGTATCCGGCGTGGTAACCGTCATGGGCTCCGGCAAACCGGGCGCCGACGATGCGCAGATCTACATCCGCGGGATGGCCACCACCAATACTACCGCGCCGCTGGTGCTGGTCGACGGGGTGGAAAGGGAATGGCAGCAGATCGATCCCACCGACATTGAGACCTTCTCCGTGCTCAAAGACGCATCCGCCACAGCGGTGTATGGCGTCCGCGGCGCCAACGGCGTAATCCTCATCACCACCAAACGCGGCGCCCCCGGCCGGCCGGTACTGTCTATTTCGACGCAGGCCGCCGTGCAGCAACCCATCCGCAAACCCGATTACCTCGGCTCCTACGATTTCGCGCTGCTCACCAACGAAGCGCTGAAAAACGAAGGCAAACCAGCCGAATATACCGCCAGCGACCTCGAGCATTACCGCCTGAAGAACTCGCCGTACACGCACCCGGACAATGACTATTATGAAGACTTCATGCGCAAGGCTTCCTGGCAGCAGCTGTCGAATGTGAGCGTAAGAGGCGGCAACGAGGTGCTGTCGTACTTTATCTCCGCCAACCACCTCCACCAGGAAGGGCTGTACAAGGAATTCAGCAATTCCCGTTACCCGACCAATACGGTGTACGACCGCATGACCTTCCGCTCCAACCTCGACTTCACCGTGAACCCCACGCTCAAACTGGGGCTCGATCTGACCGGGCGGTTCGAGGAAAGGAAACAGCCCAACTTCGAAGAAGACCTGTTCGATAAACTGAGAAGGCTGCCCCCGAATTTTCAATCTTACATCAACCCGGATGGCAGCATCGGCGGGCGTTCCGACGAAAGCCGGTTGTCGCCGTATGCCCTGCTCTCGCAGTTCGGCAACCGCCACCGCAACAAGAACGTACTGGAAGGTGCTTTCACCATCAAGCAAGACCTGAACAAGATAACCAAGGGCTTGTCGTTCCGCACGCTGGTAGGTTTCGTCAGCTCCATCGAATCGCGGCGCGACATCGTGGAGAAGCCTTTGTTGTATGAGTACACCCGTTTCGGGCAGTACCTCCTCAACAAAAACGCCACGGAAATTTCCATTTCGACAGACCGGAAGCCAGGCTTCCGGCGGCAGCATTTCGAAGGGTCGTTGAATTACAACCGCACCTTCGGCGATCATGCGGTAACGGCCATGGTGCTGTACCAGCAGATCCAGCAGTTTGAAGAAGCCAGGATCCCCACGGGGTACCTGGGCTGGGTGGGGCGCGCCACTTACGGATACCGGAATAAATACCTGTTTGAAGTGAACGCCGGTTACAACGGCTCCATGCAATTCGATCCCAGCCGGAGATACGGATTTTTCCCGGCGGTTTCGCTGGGATGGGTAGCTTCCGAAGAAGCGTTCTGGGGAAGGGATAATTTCGTCAACTACCTGAAAATCAGAGGCTCATATGGCGAGATTGGCAACGACAGGATCGGGAAGTTTAACTATCTCTACGAGCAACGGTACAATTATGCACCGGCCGAAGACGGCTGGAGGATCTACTGGGGCGAGCAGCCCGGTTCAGAAAGGGGCATTATCGAAGGGCAGCCCGGCAACGCTTTCGTAACCTGGGAACGCGCGAAAAAATCCAATATTGGTTTCGATGCGCGGATGTGGGATAACCGCATCACCCTGACGGCCGATGTTTTCGCGGAAAACCGCCGCGACATCCTCGCCATCCCTTATTCCGTCCCCCTCGTGTTCGGCATGAACAACCCCCAGAACGACACCCGGAAAGACGGTCAGGGCCTGCCCCCCGAAAACCTCGGACGCGTGCGCAACAAAGGCTTTGACATGGAGCTTGGGTTCAACGACAAGAAAGGCGACTTCACCTACTTCTTCAAAGGCAACTTCACCTTCGCCCGCAACGTTATCCAGCGGATTGACGAAGAAGGCAAACGGTATGACTGGCAGAAAAGGGAAGGCCGCCAGATCGGCCAGCACTTCGGGCTGACCGACATCGGCCTGTATTCCATGGACGATTTCGAGCTGGATGCCAACGGACAGCTGCAACTGGAAGGCGGTTTCCCTGTACTCAAAAGCAAAATGCCCATTCCTTCCTACGGCGTGGTGTATCCCGGCGATATCAAGTACGCCGACCGTAACGGCGACGGGCTGATCGACAGCTACGATGAAGGCGCCATCGGCAAGGGAGTTGTTCCGGAATTCATTTACGGCCTCACCGTAGGCGGCAGCTACAAAGGGTTTGACGTCAGCGCGCTGTTCCAGGGCGCGGGCGGGGCGGATATGTATTTCAGGGAAGACGCGGTGTGGGAATTCAGCCAGCTCGGGAAAGTGATGCGCCATCACCTCGGCAGGTACAACCCCGATGATCCTTCCAGCTGGGACAAAGCCACTTATCCCCGCCTTCACCCCACGGAAAATACCAACAACCACCGCAAATCCACTTACTGGCTGTATACGCGGAATTACGTACGGCTGAAAACGGTAGAGATCGGCTACAACCTGCGCAAGCCGCTCCTGTCGCGCATGCGCATGTCAAGCGCCCGCTTTTTCGTGAACGGAAACAACCTCATCACCTGGGACAAAATGATGAACTGGGACCCTGAATCCGACAGCGAGATCGGCAAAGCCTATCCCCAGCTGAGAACCTGGAACGTGGGCGTCAGAGTAACCTTGTAA
- a CDS encoding TonB-dependent receptor, translated as MKRSVSSMALLKYHLYLRASIGVIICLSLSLSAAAQKPDSSTRIHTFNGKQLLQEVTGSFSQIRGASVENVPVINNENRFQGLLSGLFVMQNNGEPGDESATFQMRGKRTFRTNSPVILIDGFERSMDFLDPNEIESITVLKDAAATAQYGLRGGNGIILVTTKRGQEGKIKITFNARAGVKAPTTKPNLLNSYDYATLYNEALTNDGNAPRYSESDLEKYKNASMGIYASDMDRYLYPDINWYDQYMNKSTWQQRYSASVEGGNKNARYFLSAGYTGNSGLYKVDKSANTYNTNADFNMITLRSNIDVNVNKRFGISLDISGRQEQRTYPGARGDAALRVFRSLYKTPPNAFPVFTPDGKLGGTKDWSANPYGLLNRQGYSLYYVRSMFATLRAKHELDFITPGLSVQGTVAFDSWYDMVTNRSKGFKVFDLRQPSGDVEYNPDGSIKYVETGSDSQMSSGVEYPSTRRILNYEGALNYQRTFGLHAVSAVVAMNQRIISTEDGTNIPRAYLGGNGRVSYAFNKRYLAEFNFGYQGSEQFLPGHKFGFFPAASLGWVLTEENFLKDNSWINFLKLRGSYGITGNDDIGGYFLWFQKYAGAGGVNFGYTSVGYSGWNETAFALDNVTWEKVHKTNVGIDAVFLKNRLNVTFDYFYEKNTDIMIQPALPYLMGIRFPDFPIGIIENKGFDASLRYTQQFGGLEVSLLGTVTRAENKVINRGEEIPRFAYQARTGRPLDAIYGLEALGLFQNQDEIDASPTQTFGQVRPGDIKYKDQNGDNVIDAYDEVYLGQGNFPTLQYGAGLGLRFKGIDLNLLFTGQNGQQLGLTGESVWEFHDNGTVRDHHLGRFNPEDPSSQANATYPRLSLSNKANNQRTSTYWLRDGNMVRLKTLELGYTLPKKFAEKIRLDNARIYASGYNLFTWSSTGLVDTEARSSHYVLYPIQRIINAGISVTF; from the coding sequence ATGAAAAGATCAGTATCCAGCATGGCCCTGCTCAAATACCATTTGTATCTGAGAGCTTCCATCGGGGTCATCATCTGCCTGAGCCTCTCGCTGTCAGCCGCAGCGCAGAAGCCCGACAGTTCCACTCGCATCCATACTTTCAACGGCAAACAACTGCTGCAGGAAGTAACGGGATCTTTCTCGCAGATCAGGGGCGCTTCCGTAGAAAACGTGCCGGTCATCAACAACGAAAACCGCTTTCAAGGTTTGCTGTCGGGACTATTCGTCATGCAGAACAACGGCGAGCCCGGCGACGAAAGCGCCACCTTCCAGATGCGCGGCAAACGCACCTTCCGCACCAACAGCCCCGTGATCCTCATCGACGGATTCGAACGGAGCATGGACTTCCTCGATCCCAACGAAATCGAAAGCATCACCGTCCTGAAAGACGCTGCGGCTACGGCGCAATACGGGCTGCGGGGCGGCAACGGCATCATCCTCGTCACCACCAAACGCGGACAGGAAGGCAAAATCAAGATCACCTTCAACGCACGCGCCGGCGTCAAGGCCCCTACCACAAAGCCCAACCTCCTCAATTCGTACGACTACGCCACACTCTACAACGAAGCGCTCACCAACGACGGGAATGCGCCGCGATACAGCGAAAGCGACCTGGAGAAATACAAGAACGCGTCGATGGGGATTTACGCATCCGATATGGACCGCTACCTCTACCCCGACATCAACTGGTACGACCAATACATGAACAAATCCACCTGGCAACAGCGTTACAGCGCCAGCGTGGAAGGCGGCAATAAAAACGCCCGCTACTTCCTTTCCGCAGGATACACCGGCAACAGCGGGCTGTATAAAGTCGACAAATCCGCCAATACTTATAATACCAATGCGGACTTCAACATGATCACCCTCCGGTCCAACATCGATGTGAATGTGAACAAACGATTCGGCATTTCGCTCGATATCTCCGGCAGGCAAGAGCAGCGTACCTATCCCGGCGCCCGTGGCGACGCGGCGCTGCGCGTTTTCCGCTCGCTCTACAAAACGCCACCCAACGCCTTCCCCGTGTTCACGCCAGATGGCAAGCTGGGCGGTACGAAGGACTGGTCCGCCAACCCTTACGGCCTCCTGAACCGGCAGGGGTATTCACTGTATTATGTCCGCAGCATGTTTGCCACGCTCCGCGCCAAACACGAGCTCGACTTCATTACCCCCGGACTTTCCGTGCAGGGTACCGTGGCGTTCGACAGCTGGTACGACATGGTGACCAACCGCAGCAAAGGCTTCAAAGTGTTTGACCTGCGCCAGCCCAGCGGCGACGTGGAATATAATCCTGACGGCAGCATCAAATACGTGGAAACCGGGTCGGATTCGCAGATGTCGTCCGGCGTGGAATACCCTTCCACCCGCCGTATCCTCAACTATGAAGGCGCGCTGAACTACCAGCGCACGTTTGGACTCCACGCCGTGTCTGCCGTTGTGGCGATGAACCAGCGGATTATTTCCACGGAAGACGGCACCAATATCCCCAGGGCTTACCTCGGCGGCAACGGGCGCGTGTCTTACGCGTTCAACAAACGTTACCTCGCCGAATTCAATTTCGGTTATCAGGGATCCGAACAATTCCTGCCCGGCCACAAATTCGGTTTCTTCCCCGCGGCTTCGCTGGGCTGGGTGCTGACGGAAGAAAATTTCCTGAAGGATAATTCCTGGATCAACTTCCTCAAGCTGCGCGGCTCGTACGGCATCACCGGCAACGACGATATCGGGGGATATTTCCTCTGGTTCCAGAAATACGCAGGCGCCGGCGGCGTGAATTTCGGGTATACGTCGGTGGGCTACAGCGGCTGGAACGAAACGGCCTTCGCGTTGGACAACGTGACCTGGGAAAAGGTACATAAAACGAATGTGGGGATAGATGCGGTGTTCCTGAAGAACAGGCTGAACGTGACGTTTGATTACTTCTACGAAAAGAATACCGACATCATGATCCAGCCCGCCCTTCCCTATCTGATGGGTATCCGTTTCCCGGATTTCCCGATCGGGATCATCGAAAACAAAGGCTTCGACGCATCGCTGCGGTATACCCAGCAGTTCGGCGGCCTCGAGGTTTCGCTCCTCGGTACGGTGACGCGCGCGGAAAACAAAGTGATCAACCGCGGCGAGGAAATCCCGCGCTTCGCGTACCAGGCCCGTACCGGCCGCCCGCTCGACGCCATATACGGACTGGAAGCCCTCGGGTTGTTCCAGAACCAGGACGAGATCGACGCGAGCCCCACGCAGACGTTCGGACAGGTTCGTCCGGGTGACATCAAATACAAAGACCAGAACGGCGACAACGTGATTGACGCATACGACGAAGTATACCTTGGCCAGGGGAACTTCCCCACGCTGCAATACGGCGCGGGACTGGGGCTCCGTTTCAAGGGCATCGACCTCAACCTGCTGTTCACCGGCCAAAACGGCCAGCAGCTGGGCCTCACCGGCGAATCCGTATGGGAATTCCACGACAACGGCACCGTGCGCGACCATCACCTTGGGCGCTTCAATCCGGAAGATCCTTCCAGCCAGGCGAACGCCACTTATCCGCGCCTTTCCCTCAGCAACAAAGCCAACAACCAGCGCACTTCCACCTACTGGCTGCGCGATGGCAACATGGTACGGCTGAAAACGCTGGAACTGGGATATACCTTGCCGAAAAAATTCGCGGAAAAGATCCGGCTCGACAATGCGCGCATCTACGCCAGCGGCTACAACCTCTTCACCTGGTCGTCCACCGGCCTGGTAGACACCGAAGCCCGCTCCAGCCACTACGTGCTGTATCCGATCCAGCGCATCATCAACGCCGGTATCAGTGTCACCTTCTAA